AACTCCTCCCAAAGGAAAGGCGTTTTTACTTGAAAATTCTCTCGGTGGGATTTGCCGGCAGAAAGCAAATACTTAAAGTGGGGTtatctaattatatatatatatatatatatatatatatatatatatgtgtgtgtgtgtgtgtgtgtgtgtgtgtgtgtgtgtgtgtgtgtgtgtgtgaatgAAATTATATACCCAAATATAGCTAATCACTTATAtgaaaaaactataaaaatgattacatgacaatttttaatgtattgtgagaataataacCTATTatggatcacaaaaaatcaaatcacaagtTATtataacttgtttttttttttttgtaagaagttattataaattgttgtgggactatttcttcaagaatttgtacttcacaataaattattattttcacagtACTTAAATAATTGTTATGCTAGCAAAAGCCAAAAAACTATTattgaataaaatttattaaggtTATTAGAAGGAtctattaaatttcaataatagcaacgaaaaaaaaaagcatcttAGTGTTGTATTTCAAGATTAATTGACATATCACCGTACATATAAATAATTCTTGATTCTTTGCATTCAAGTTAAGTTGAGCTAGGAGTTGAAGACCTTAATTCAAGGTATTGGCGAAATCAACAATGCATAACAGCAATGTAAAAACATCAATATACATAaaactatatgaaatagtgAAATAATCGAAACATTAATAGTGTAATATTGCtgaaaaattacttaaaaagtCTCAAACCAATTAGACTTgggccaatttaatcataaaattttcaatttgaccaatttagtcataaaccttttgatgatttgctaatGTAGTCCATCTGgttaattttggttaaaaattgaTGACATGAACGTCGGTTATCTTATATGGTGCAGTCAGCGTCGACCTAgacaatttcttgatttttttaattttcttttgttaattgttAGGGCCGACCAGTAGCCAATTTAGGTATTTAATATCATTCGGAcgtatttcaatttattttaatatataaagaaccccactttttttttttgggtcgataAAGAAGAACCCCACTTTGAGGGATTTCCTTTATGCAGGCAAATCCCACCGAGGACTAAGCAAAGAATTTCCGAGGGAAGGTGGTAAACTTGTTACCCGGTTGCCTTGGTTAAATAAGAGGACACCGTCCTTCATGGAAGGACAACAGTGCCGTCACCTAATCACAGTTCGTCACAATCTTAATCATACTCTAGTAGGAGGGAGATAAATTTCCATTGTCAGGAACTGGAAGGATGCTTACGATCATCCGCACTTTTTAAGAATAGCAAACTCGCTAAAGACACACGAACGaacacgcagagagagagagagagagagagagagagagagaggaagcttCTGTCGGTCGTAGCATGAGTCTGGTTCTGAGCACGAGCAACATCTACAAGTAGTATGCACGCTGCTACATGCAAGGCAAAGATCACCCTCGAATTTGTCATTGTTCAAccagagagaaaagagagagagagagagatccttaGACCTGGAGAGCCACCATGTCAAGTCTGACCAACGGCACTCCTAGATACATTTATATATGCGCAGAGAAAGTTTTATGAGAAAGCCAAGGACAGTGGCGTCTGAGATAAAGATCAGAAATGGCGCCCCCCCTCTCTTCGTTTTGCTTTCCAATTGAGCAGTGTACAATTTTCGTAATCAGCCTTTGAAAACTCTCGCTGCTGACCGTGGATAACCTTGGTTGTTAGAAGAGTGAAATTTTTGTTACCACCAAAGAAAAACCAATAGTAATCTTTTTGCTCGTAAAAGTTTATTCATTGAATAGCTGCAAATCATTCTAATTAAGAAGAGTTGAGTACCCAATTGAGAACTTTTTCTCGCCGCACGAAAGGTTGTGGAATTACACAGTACATACTCATTACATATTTCAGGACAACCATTTGGAAAGACTGATAATTTAGGCAATTTAGTCGCTGATTGTACATTTGAATTGGGACGAAAAGTCACTCTTACAAAAAGTATGGCGACTTGTGAGTTGCCTGCTTCCGGAGGCTAATATCGTGTGGTGTTCAAAGTCTCGCCTTCCAATCAGACTTGTTAACCTTGCATGGTTTGATTGAAGCTTCTGCTGATACTGGGGACGAAAAGGCAAAGAGAAAGATGAGGGGTcttttcaattccattttctAAGGTCAAATTGGACGTCTAGAATTGACGGATTCATCCATCCAAGTGGTGGCATATCTGAAAGTCTACTTCATTTCGAATTGGATCTGAAAGGAGGGAAGATTTTTTTGAATCTATAATGGAAAATTATTGGGAGAAAAGCGTTCATGCGTATGAAAATGTCAAGGGACAATGGGGAACCCAATgggggagatttgttaatgTCATGACATAATCATCGTAGATAAGAATCCTTTGAATTTTCTCTCATCGATACAGTATTGCCTCTCTTGCCTgagttatcttttttttttaggttgtcCTGACAGTTAATCATTTAACTCATGTATGGTTTTGACATGCATTAGTTTCCATCCAAAAAGATATGAAAACTTCTTATTATTTATATGCACTTACAAAATCTTAATTGAGGTTGACTCCGCTTAATGTTAAAAGAAGAAGACTTGGATTTATGATTGGAATAGCGCATGAAGGAGAAGATACCAACTTGTACGGGACTATTACTGTACTTCAACATGGATTTTTCTGAATTTGCCGATATATATGACCCAGTATGAAATCAGTGGGACGGGTGGAATATAGAAAGTAGCGACCTACAGTTCACTCTTGTAAAGAGACGGTCATCGTTTTTTCGGTGGCGTGGGTCGTTCTCTCGCACCAGCTTGATGCCACGGTGCAGCCTCCTCTCTCCATAGTCAATCTATACACGTCCTTCCAAAGCCTGATGGCAGCTTGCCGATCCATAATCCAAAgaatcctctctcttttcttttgtggtaAGTGGGCGATCTTactgtcttcttctctttaaATTGACCAGGTGAAGAAAAATGGTCCCAACAATATATGAAACATATCAGTTTTTCACCTGTTTTTTCTGGTGCCATGGTACCAAGATTATGTAATGGGATCAAGAATCCAGACAATTTGATACAAAAACTGAATGCggatggattgattgatttgcCATTATtcagacaattttttttcaggATGCTATTGCAGAAAAATGCGATTACTGATGCACTTATTCTTGcaagtttcaaaacaaaatcataGTAGTTATTCACAATTTAACTAGACACATGCAGAGGTGAACCGATTTATGTTCTCTTGGGTTGTGAAATGATACTTCACAAATTTACCAGAAAAATTGACAGTTCGTACAGCTTTAATTTGCATAATGGCAAAAATGATTGACAGGAAGAGTCATCTTACATAGGAAATGCATCTGTATGTACTAGTAATTAATTACATTACAAAATGTTGGCGTAATCAACTGATAAAGCCTGATATGGATGTAGCAAAGATCCATTTAGGTAAACCATGTTCATCTACCATCTCCGATCATCTCACCAAGCATGGGTGTCGTTGCAATTTCCGGTGAAAAATTTGTAGTTCCAACAGTGCTTGCAGTGAATGAAGAGTTGTAAGGGCTCTTGTCTGTGCTCTTATCAGCAGTCTCAGCCAAGGAGCTAGTGGTATCATTGAATCTCCAATCAGTCAAGTAGCCTGGCCTCGTGGACACGGTCACCACTTCAATATCTCCAGAGAGCATTGCCACCACACGGGACATTGGGGGTCTCGGCGCTGGTGATGTTTGAGTGCACAAGAGCGCTATTGCAACCATGCGTTTTGCCTCTTCTTCATTGAACTCTGATAATCTAGAATCAACCAGCTCAATGACACGGTTGGTTTCGTGCAGGTTCCAAGCCTGAGAAGCAGGAACAAAAAGTGACAAGAATGTAATCAGGCAACCTCATAGATAGAATTAACAGGGAAGAATGATAGGAAGAAGGATAATGATGTTTCCTTCTTAAATGGCCATAAAACAACTGAACAAGTGGCAGAATATTCAAGCGCGTACCCATTCAAGgagatatattttttcttcttccaagctaGGGTCTGAATTTGACCTTCCGCTAACAACCTCTAGAGCCACCACGCCAAACGCAAACACATCTGCCTTCTCTGTGAGGTGGCCACGCATTGCATACTCGGGAGCAAGATATCCACTACAAAAGCAATGAGAAAGCAGAATTAGATTCTTAGCAATTGTAGCCGTCAATGTACTAATGCATATGGCTCTGTTTGCATATGACAAAAGAACATGGAGCTTACATGGTTCCCGCGACACGGGTGCTTATATGGGTCTTCTTATCATCATAAAGTTTAGCCAAACCGAAGTCTGATATTTTAGGTGTGAGCTCAGAGTCCAGCAGAATATTACTGGCCTTCACATCCCTATGCACGATTCTCAACCTTGACTCCTCATGAAGATAAGCTAGGCCCCTTGCAATACCCAGACAGATATCAAACCGTGTTGCCCAATCAAGATTCAAGGTCCTTTGCCCTGCACCGTGGAGGCACTATATCATAAGTCCAAGCGTCACTTTTTACATGACGAAAGACATAATTGAGGTGAATATTCTGTCACCTACCAAACATTGCCTGATCAAGACTCTTGTTTTCTAGATACTCATATACAAGAAGCCGATTATCAGCATCAATGCAGCATCCATACAATTTAACAAGGTTGCGGTGTTGCACAGCAGATATAGTGGCAATCTCTGTCACGAATTGATTCTTTCCCTGATGGGATGTTACAGATAGTTGCTTAACAGCAATCACTCTCCCATCATCAAGTGTTCCCTAATGTCACTGATATGGTCAGTacttcaatataaaaaaatgctTAATCCATTTTGAGACCAAGAAATGCCattcatcttccaaaactacACTGTATTAGCATATAGATGACAAATGAAGGATGGTCAACCTAATTTATGTTACTTAATCTGGACCTAGCAAACATAACCAAGAAAATTGCCCATTCATTACTCACTTCAAACCTTACGTAATCAACAATTTGTTATACTATCCACGGATATTTGGATGGCCTCCATTGAACTTCTTTCTTTCCTGGACATAATTTAGGATCTATTACAGTCATCCTCCAAAGCCAAAGGATGATTtcctaaagaatgaaaaagCAATAAGCGAAGAAGGGCTTTTCTTTTCAAGGCAGATTAAATATCGGAAGTTCGGTCAACCAGCACACGAAAAccagtctttttctttttggcccaaGGTACGGAAACCGTAATCGCTGTTCCTTTACCGATGcgtttctcttctctttttttattctttctccaAGAAACACTTTCAGAAAGATCAACCATCGACTTAGTTCTTATGACAAGCTAAGATCACATCAGCTATAGTTGAAGAAGCAATAGTGATAAGATCAGCTTTTGCAAGGAGCCAAGCACCTCAATTCTGCCGACATTTAATTGTGACACCAATCCATCGACATATACTCTTTTGTGTTATCTAATGCATTACAACAAACCTTGAAAACAGGGCCGAATCCTCCCTCCCCAAGTTTGTTATTGGGATTGAAGTCATCTGTAGCAGCCTTTAGTTCTGCATAGCTGAAAGTGTAAGGTCTAGCATCCATGCCAAGGAACTCTGTAAGACACAATAATGCAGATAAGATTCCTGCTATTAGAATATTTCACAACCTTTTGCCACTTAATTTTTGACTTTTCGGAAATATATTAACCGCTTAATTAGTCAtccatcaaaatcaaaatgcattcATGAAATTTAGCTTCAACTAGAAAACATGGAAATTCCACTTCCTACCACCAGTGGGCAATGAGCTCAAAAGCTCTTAATGACAGCAGCATTTTGATATGGagatttctcattctttttacCTCTGGAGAACAttgttttcatcttttatccAAAACCATAATTAGCACATAAGATTACAGATAGGAAATTATCATGGGGAAGCTATCGGAAACTTCATATAGTGTGGTTTACCTTGATCTTCAATCATGCGTGCCATTCTCCTTCTCCAAACAACATAGAACACCAGGAGAACAGCCACCAAACCGACCACTCCAACACCAGTAGCAACTCCAACTATCAAGCCAGTGTGATCCTTTTTGCGGGTTGGGGTTGGGGGTTTGTTACTGACAGTGGGTATAAAGTCTGCACAAAGTCTGCCAATTTAGTAATGTTTTAAAAAGTGGTGCTGGGAGCATGAGCAGGTTTTATCATAGTACCTGGGACAGCACTAATGGCTGAAATTAGCGGTCCATATGTCGCTTGCTTTGGTACACAACAAGTCCCTTTTCCAGCCCAAAAGAAGTGTATTTCAAGATAGTTTGCTGTTACCCGAGCCTGATACAATTTTGAGACAGCTGTAAAAGAGGCACCATCTGCCTCTTTCTGTATGTCAAAATCCTTTGCAACGAGGTTTCCCTGAAATAAGCACAAATGGCATTGGCAATTGACCATGACCTTTCTTAGTAAAACAAGAAGCCTGGTAAAGCATGGCCCTACCtgtatgtatatatcaaaaagaCGCCTCCCAAGACGTTTCCATTCAGTATTCTGGATTTGTATTTCAGCAAACTGGAGGGTAAGATTATAGTTTCCATTCTCCAGCCCTAATCCATAGTATCGTAGAGATGAAGCAGAAACCCGAGCAGTCTGGAACAGTTCTGAGTCTAAAGTGTTGGTGAACTGGGATAGCGAGGAAGCATTATAGGTGGGGTTGTTGCTTCCCGTGAAATAACCAACATTGCTCACTGCCCACCTCTCTGAGTCGGTCACGTAGTAGGTAGCAGGACCGAAACTGATATTATCCCTCTCATACACAATATCACTGGACGAAGTAATCTGAGGGCCACCGCATTTTACTGAAAAATTATAATCTGCATGGCAAACATAAAAGAGCAGATCGTGATGAGTTTGTGAAAGGTGCTTTCGTAACATAATGGACAAGAATTATCTGCCAAAGGACATGCACTCTGTAcgtattaaattttcataatcagCCCGATTTAACTATATATATGAATGGCACATGCTTATCTTCAAAACTTACTTCCTACAGTCTGTCGCATAGCATCATAATATACAGTTGTAAATGTAATAATAAATTAGTTCTCTCACAATCTAGTGAGGAGATGCCACAAAGTACTAATGAAAATGAAGTAAGGGCCTTTCGAGGGAAATATCACAGATAAAGGGGAAGCCTAGAGAGGCAATTATTGAACATTAAGCGGCCTGCCTTATATCTCTGTCTGTGGCAAGAGCTGACAACGAGACATCAAAACTACATAGCTGTCCCCTTTCTAAGAAAATAACCTAGCATAATAACTCGAACCttaatttttcctctcttccgcTGAACTACCACCCCTAATCTAACTTACTGGAACAAACTAGTTCGACCATTCTGTCTTCTACTACATTTAAAGTTACCATTCACTTCACGTATCAGGATGCAAGCATGTAGAATATCTAAGGTAACTGGAAACTCAATCTCCTGTCCTCCCCTTGTCGAGGCATTCAGCAAAAGGAAACGTATTATGGGGAAAAGGTTA
The window above is part of the Eucalyptus grandis isolate ANBG69807.140 chromosome 6, ASM1654582v1, whole genome shotgun sequence genome. Proteins encoded here:
- the LOC104451011 gene encoding probable LRR receptor-like serine/threonine-protein kinase At1g56130 — its product is MTNSRVILALHVAACILLADVARAQSQNATTDPSEVAILNSIWSTWRLTSQAPTWNISGEPCSGAAIDASISFDDYNPFIICDCSFSNSTTCHITQLRVYALSVAGPIPDELWNLTYLSNLNLAQNLLTGSLSPSIGNLTRMQYLTVGINALSGELPPQLGQLTELLSLSFSTNNFSGSLPSELGNLSKLQQLYMGSSGVSGEIPSTFSKLKIFKEWAYDNNFTGNIPEFIGNWSQLTQLFLQGNSFEGSIPSTFSNLTALKDLRISDVSNVSSSLEFIRNMKNLTILVLRNNNISDSLPSDFSGYQSLSQLDLSFNKLTGQIPDSLFNLSSLTYLFLGNNSLNGTLPEQKKSSILRLDVSYNNLMGSIPSWVSNDLQLNLVGNNFTLDNSNTSPLPPGLNCLQQNFPCNTGNGIYYNFSVKCGGPQITSSSDIVYERDNISFGPATYYVTDSERWAVSNVGYFTGSNNPTYNASSLSQFTNTLDSELFQTARVSASSLRYYGLGLENGNYNLTLQFAEIQIQNTEWKRLGRRLFDIYIQGNLVAKDFDIQKEADGASFTAVSKLYQARVTANYLEIHFFWAGKGTCCVPKQATYGPLISAISAVPDFIPTVSNKPPTPTRKKDHTGLIVGVATGVGVVGLVAVLLVFYVVWRRRMARMIEDQEFLGMDARPYTFSYAELKAATDDFNPNNKLGEGGFGPVFKGTLDDGRVIAVKQLSVTSHQGKNQFVTEIATISAVQHRNLVKLYGCCIDADNRLLVYEYLENKSLDQAMFGQRTLNLDWATRFDICLGIARGLAYLHEESRLRIVHRDVKASNILLDSELTPKISDFGLAKLYDDKKTHISTRVAGTIGYLAPEYAMRGHLTEKADVFAFGVVALEVVSGRSNSDPSLEEEKIYLLEWAWNLHETNRVIELVDSRLSEFNEEEAKRMVAIALLCTQTSPAPRPPMSRVVAMLSGDIEVVTVSTRPGYLTDWRFNDTTSSLAETADKSTDKSPYNSSFTASTVGTTNFSPEIATTPMLGEMIGDGR